The genomic DNA TCTCTGCGCTTACCACGTCAAGGTGAAAGGTTATTGCTGCCATATTGCCTCCTAATCAGACTTATAGCTTCTTAGCGTTCTCTAGAGCTTGATCAATGCTACCGCAGTACATGAATGCTTGCTCTGGAATGTCGTCGTAATCACCAGCTAGTAGGCCTTTAAATCCACGTAGTGTCTCTTTAAGAGGTACGTAAACGCCTGGGTCACCCGTAAATACTTCCGCTACGTGGTAAGGCTGAGTAAGGAACTTCTCAATCTTACGTGCACGAGATACCACTTGCTTATCTTCTTCAGAAAGCTCATCCATACCTAGGATTGCGATGATATCTTTTAGCTCTTTATAGCGCTGTAGCGTAGTTTGAACGCCTGAAGCTACGTCGTAGTGCTCTTGACCAACAACCAACGGATCAAGCATACGAGATGTTGAGTCCAATGGGTCAATCGCAGGGTATAGACCCATAGCTGCGATGTTACGGCTAAGTACAACCGTTGCATCCAAGTGAGCAAACGTTGTTGCCGGAGAGGGATCCGTCAAGTCATCCGCAGGTACGTATACCGCCTGTACAGATGTGATAGAACCCGTCTTCGTTGACGTGATACGCTCCTGTAGAACACCCATCTCTTCTGCAAGAGTTGGCTGATAACCTACCGCAGATGGCATACGACCTAGAAGTGCCGATACCTCTGTACCCGCAAGGGTATAACGATAGATGTTATCTACAAAGAACAGTACATCACGGCCTTCATCACGGAAACGCTCCGCCATGGTTAGACCTGTCAATGCAACGCGCAGACGGTTACCCGGTGGCTCGTTCATCTGACCGTAAACCATTGCTACTTTTGATTCTTCAGGTTTTTCGACGTTTACAACGCCCGCTTCCTGCATCTCGTAGTAGAAGTCGTTACCTTCACGAGTACGCTCACCTACACCTGCAAATACAGATAGGCCCGAGTGCTGTAGTGCGATGTTGTTGATAAGTTCCATCATGTTGACGGTCTTACCTACACCTGCACCACCAAATAGACCGATTTTACCACCCTTAGCGAATGGGCAAACCAAGTCGATAACTTTTACACCAGTTTCTAGAAGCTCTGTCGCATTTGACTGGTCTTCATAGCTAGGTGCAGGTCGGTGAATTTCGTAATGCTCTTCAGCACCGATTTCACCACATTCATCAATCGCGTCACCAAGAACGTTCATGATACGACCAAGAGTTTTAGTACCTACTGGAACTGTAATTGGAGCACCAGTATTTGTAACATCTAGTCCACGACGTAAACCGTCTGAGCTACCCATTACGATAGTACGAACTACGCCGCCGCCTAACTGTTGCTGAACTTCAAGAACGAGACGTTCTGGAGCGTCAACTACGTTAAGTGCGTCGTATACACGTGGTACTTCGCCTTGTGGGAACTCTACGTCGACTACCGCACCGATGATCTCTACGATCTTACCTGTAGCCATTGTTAATCCTCTAAACTAATTCGTTTAACCTAAAACTAAACCGCAGCAGCACCAGAACAAATTTCTGATAGCTCTTGTGTAATCGCAGCCTGACGAGCTTTGTTATAAACAAGCTCTAAATCTTCAATCAGGTTACTTGCGTTATCCGTTGCAGCTTTCATCGCAACCATTCGTGCGGCCTGTTCACTCGCTAGGTTCTCCACCACGCCTTGATACACGCTAGATTCGATATAACGAATCAAAAGTGCATCTAGCAGAGGTTTTGGCTCTGGCTCGTAAATGTAGTCCCACTGATGGTCACGCTGCATTTCTTCGCTGTCTGATTTAGGTAAAGGCAGTAATTGATCGATCGTTGGTTCTTGAATCATAGTATTGACAAATTTATTGAACACTATAAAGAGGCGATCCAACTCACCTTCATCATATTTCTTCAACATAACACCGACAGAACCGATTAAATCTTCAAGGCTTGGCTGATCGCCTAGGCCAGAAGTTTGCGCCGATACTGTAGCGCCAGTGTTGTTAAAGAATGCTGTTGCCTTAGAGCCAATTACGGCAAGGTCAACTTCAGCACCACTTTCCTTCCAAGTTTGCATATCTATTAGGGCTTTTTTGAACAAGTTAATGTTCAAGCCACCACACAAACCACGGTCGGTAGAAACTATGATGTAACCAACACGCTTGGCTTCGCGTTCCTCTAGGTACGGATGTTTGTACTCTAGGCTACCGCTAGCCAAATGACCGATCACCTTACGCATTGTTTCTGCATACGGACGGGACGCTTCCATCGCATCTTGCGAGCGACGCATTTTTGAAGCGGCTACCATTTCCATAGCTTTCGTAATCTTCTGTGTGCTTTTAACACTACCGATTTTATTACGTATTTCTTTTGCGCCGGCCATCGTTACTCTCCGTTAGTAGGTGACTCTTACAAGTCACCAACCAATTACCAGGTTTGGGTTGCTTTGAAATCAGTGACGATTTTTTGAAGCTGAGCTTCAATGTCGTCGTTGTAAGCACCCGTTTGGTTGATCTCTTTCGCTAGATCAGCGAACTGACCATGAGCATACGACAGTAGAGCGGCTTCAAAATCTAGGATCTTATTAAGTTCAATATCCCCTAGGAAACCACGCTCAGCAGCAAAAATAACCAGTGCCTGATCGAAAACTGACATAGGAGAATATTGCTTCTGCTTCATCAGTTCGGTCACTTTAGCACCGTGGTCAAGTTGCTTCTTAGTCGTGTCATCAAGGTCTGAAGAGAACTGAGCAAATGCTGCTAGTTCGCGGTATTGAGCTAGTGCTGTACGAATACCACCAGACAGTTTCTTGATGATCTTAGTCTGCGCTGAACCACCTACGCGTGATACCGAGATACCCGGATCAACCGCTGGGCGTACGCCGGCGTTGAATAGTTCAGTTTGCAGGAAGATCTGGCCATCAGTAATCGAGATTACGTTAGTCGGTACGAATGCTGATACGTCACCAGCTTGGGTTTCGATAATAGGAAGAGCGGTCAAAGAACCTGTCTTGCCTTTTACTTCACCCTTGGTGAAACGCTCTACATACTCTTCGTTTACGCGAGCGGCACGCTCTAGTAGACGGGAGTGGAGGTAGAATACGTCACCAGGGAATGCTTCACGGCCCGGTGGACGTTTCAGTAGTAGAGAGATTTGACGGTACGCTACCGCTTGCTTAGACAAATCATCATAGATGATGAGAGCGTCTTCGCCGCGATCGCGGAAGTATTCACCCATTGCACAACCAGCATAAGGCGCTAGGTATTGCAGTGCAGCAGATTCAGATGCAGAAGCAACAACAACGATAGTGTTGGCTAATGCACCGTGCTCTTCAAGCTTACGAACCACGTTAGCGATGGTTGAAGCTTTCTGGCCGATTGCTACATATACAGAGAAAATACCTGAGTCTTTCTGGTTGATGATGGCATCGATTGCCATCGCCGTTTTACCAGTTTGACGGTCACCGATGATAAGTTCACGTTGACCACGACCGATAGGGATCATGGAGTCAACTGACTTATAACCAGTTTGTACAGGTTGGTCTACCGACTTACGGTCGATAACGCCAGGTGCAATAACTTCTACAGGAGAAGTTAGTGCTGCGTTGATCGGTCCTTTACCATCAATAGGCTCACCAAGTGTGTTTACCACACGACCTAGTAGTTCAGGGCCTACTGGCACCTCAAGGATACGACCAGTACCAGTTACTTTCATGCCTTCCTGTAGGTCAGCATACGGGCCCATTACAACCGCACCAACCGAGTCACGCTCAAGGTTAAGTGCAAGTGCATAACGGCCACTCGGTAGTTCAATCATTTCGCCCTGCATAACTTCTGCAAGGCCATGGATACGAATAATACCATCACTTACCGAGACGATAGTACCTTCGTTGCGAGCTTCATTTACAACGTTGAAAGATTCAATACGTTGTTTAATTAGATCGCTAATTTCCGTGGAATTAAGTTGCATGATCCAATCCCCATTAAGACTGCAATGCATCGCTCAGGCGGTTCAAACGACCACGCGCTGAGTTATCGATGACTAGGTCTCCGGCTCGAATAATAACCCCACCAAGTAGGGTCTCATCTATACTGCAATTCAGCTTCACTTTGCGGTCAAAGCGTTGCGCTAACTTACTTGTCATGTCGTCTTGCTGTTGTTGCGATAGCTCTGATGCAGAAATAACGTCTACATCAATACACTTATCGTGCTCTCTTCTAAGAGCTAAAAACTCAGCAAAAACATCAGGTAACGCCTTTAGTCGGCCGTTATCTGCCATTACCTTAAGTAGGTTTTGGCCATGTTCATCAAGTTGATCGCCACAAACAGCAATGAAAAGTTCAGACAATTTGTTGGCGGTTAAAGAGCCATCCAGTAAGTCTGCTATTTCATGATGTTTTGTCACTTCGGCAGAAAAACCCAGCATTTGACTCCATTGGTCTAACGCGTCTTTTTCCACCGCAAATTCGAATGCTGCTTTAGCATAGGGGCGTGCGATTGTTACCAAATCCGACATAAGCGCCCCTTGCGTTAAAGTTTTGCAGTAATGTTTTCAAGAATATCTTTTTGCGCATCTTTATCGATTGTGCGCTCCAAGATTTTCTCGGCACCAGCAATAGCCAGAGTAGCAACTTGTTTGCGCAGTTCATCGCGAGCGCGGCTACGATCAGCTTCAACTTCTGCTTCTGCTTGCGTTAAGATTTTTTGGCGTTCTGCCTGTGCATCTTCACGAGCTTCGTCAATAATTTGAGCTTTACGTTTATTCGCTGAATCGATGATCTCAGTTGCTGTGCGCTTCGCTTCTTTCAATTGTTCAGAAGCGTTGGCTTGTGCTAGGTTCAAATTTTTCTCTGCGCGTTCAGCAGCAGAGAGACCGTCAGCAATTTTCTTCTGACGTTCTTCGATTGCCTCAATGATTGGTGGCCATACATATTTCATGCAGAACCAAACAAACATGGCAAACGAGATGGCTTGACCTAGCAGAGTTGCGTTCATTTCCACAACAGCTACCCCT from Vibrio rarus includes the following:
- the atpD gene encoding F0F1 ATP synthase subunit beta; its protein translation is MATGKIVEIIGAVVDVEFPQGEVPRVYDALNVVDAPERLVLEVQQQLGGGVVRTIVMGSSDGLRRGLDVTNTGAPITVPVGTKTLGRIMNVLGDAIDECGEIGAEEHYEIHRPAPSYEDQSNATELLETGVKVIDLVCPFAKGGKIGLFGGAGVGKTVNMMELINNIALQHSGLSVFAGVGERTREGNDFYYEMQEAGVVNVEKPEESKVAMVYGQMNEPPGNRLRVALTGLTMAERFRDEGRDVLFFVDNIYRYTLAGTEVSALLGRMPSAVGYQPTLAEEMGVLQERITSTKTGSITSVQAVYVPADDLTDPSPATTFAHLDATVVLSRNIAAMGLYPAIDPLDSTSRMLDPLVVGQEHYDVASGVQTTLQRYKELKDIIAILGMDELSEEDKQVVSRARKIEKFLTQPYHVAEVFTGDPGVYVPLKETLRGFKGLLAGDYDDIPEQAFMYCGSIDQALENAKKL
- the atpG gene encoding F0F1 ATP synthase subunit gamma is translated as MAGAKEIRNKIGSVKSTQKITKAMEMVAASKMRRSQDAMEASRPYAETMRKVIGHLASGSLEYKHPYLEEREAKRVGYIIVSTDRGLCGGLNINLFKKALIDMQTWKESGAEVDLAVIGSKATAFFNNTGATVSAQTSGLGDQPSLEDLIGSVGVMLKKYDEGELDRLFIVFNKFVNTMIQEPTIDQLLPLPKSDSEEMQRDHQWDYIYEPEPKPLLDALLIRYIESSVYQGVVENLASEQAARMVAMKAATDNASNLIEDLELVYNKARQAAITQELSEICSGAAAV
- the atpH gene encoding F0F1 ATP synthase subunit delta, translated to MSDLVTIARPYAKAAFEFAVEKDALDQWSQMLGFSAEVTKHHEIADLLDGSLTANKLSELFIAVCGDQLDEHGQNLLKVMADNGRLKALPDVFAEFLALRREHDKCIDVDVISASELSQQQQDDMTSKLAQRFDRKVKLNCSIDETLLGGVIIRAGDLVIDNSARGRLNRLSDALQS
- the atpF gene encoding F0F1 ATP synthase subunit B, translating into MEMNATLLGQAISFAMFVWFCMKYVWPPIIEAIEERQKKIADGLSAAERAEKNLNLAQANASEQLKEAKRTATEIIDSANKRKAQIIDEAREDAQAERQKILTQAEAEVEADRSRARDELRKQVATLAIAGAEKILERTIDKDAQKDILENITAKL
- the atpA gene encoding F0F1 ATP synthase subunit alpha; protein product: MQLNSTEISDLIKQRIESFNVVNEARNEGTIVSVSDGIIRIHGLAEVMQGEMIELPSGRYALALNLERDSVGAVVMGPYADLQEGMKVTGTGRILEVPVGPELLGRVVNTLGEPIDGKGPINAALTSPVEVIAPGVIDRKSVDQPVQTGYKSVDSMIPIGRGQRELIIGDRQTGKTAMAIDAIINQKDSGIFSVYVAIGQKASTIANVVRKLEEHGALANTIVVVASASESAALQYLAPYAGCAMGEYFRDRGEDALIIYDDLSKQAVAYRQISLLLKRPPGREAFPGDVFYLHSRLLERAARVNEEYVERFTKGEVKGKTGSLTALPIIETQAGDVSAFVPTNVISITDGQIFLQTELFNAGVRPAVDPGISVSRVGGSAQTKIIKKLSGGIRTALAQYRELAAFAQFSSDLDDTTKKQLDHGAKVTELMKQKQYSPMSVFDQALVIFAAERGFLGDIELNKILDFEAALLSYAHGQFADLAKEINQTGAYNDDIEAQLQKIVTDFKATQTW